The proteins below come from a single Macrobrachium nipponense isolate FS-2020 chromosome 17, ASM1510439v2, whole genome shotgun sequence genomic window:
- the LOC135196338 gene encoding F-box/LRR-repeat protein 14-like, which yields MEDGGVDTLCPRTTHISCLYPEILALIFSYLDVKDKGRIAQVCSNWRDAAYHKSVWRGVEAKLHLRRANPSLFPSLVRRGIRRVQVLSLRRSLRDVISGVPNLTSLNLSGCYNVTDIGLTHAFVSEFPSLTHLNLSLCKQISDSSLGKIAQHLRNLQVLELGGCSYITNTGLLLVAWGLKKLRRLNLRSCCLVSNQGIAYLAGQHQEAADGTMALEHLGLQDCQKLSDDALKHVAHGLPNLKSINLSFCASITDSGLKYLARMPSLREINLRSCDNISDIGIAYLAEGGSRITSLDVSFCDKIGDQALVHISQGLFTLKSLSCSACQISDDGIHRISRTLHELDTLNIGQCVRVTDKGLQLISEHLTNLYSIDLYGCNRITTVGLERIMQLPRLSVLNLGLWHKQRR from the coding sequence ATGGAGGACGGTGGAGTGGACACGCTATGTCCGCGGACTACACACATTTCGTGTTTATACCCAGAAATCTTGGCGCTTATATTCAGTTACTTGGACGTGAAAGACAAAGGGCGAATTGCCCAAGTGTGTTCGAACTGGCGTGATGCTGCCTATCACAAAAGTGTCTGGAGAGGAGTCGAAGCGAAACTCCACCTGCGCAGGGCGAATCCGTCTTTGTTCCCATCGCTGGTGCGTCGAGGTATCCGGCGGGTGCAGGTGCTCTCCCTTCGACGTTCCCTCAGGGACGTGATCAGCGGTGTTCCCAACCTCACCTCCCTCAACCTCTCCGGCTGCTACAACGTCACAGACATCGGGCTGACGCACGCCTTCGTCAGCGAGTTCCCTTCGCTGACACACCTCAACCTCTCGCTGTGCAAGCAGATCTCGGACTCGTCCCTCGGCAAGATCGCTCAGCATCTCAGGAACCTGCAGGTCTTGGAGTTGGGAGGATGCTCCTACATCACCAACACGGGCCTCCTGCTGGTGGCGTGGGGGCTCAAGAAGCTGAGGAGGTTGAACCTGAGGTCGTGCTGCCTCGTGAGTAATCAGGGCATAGCTTACCTGGCGGGGCAGCACCAGGAGGCCGCGGACGGCACCATGGCGCTGGAACATCTCGGCCTCCAGGACTGCCAGAAGCTGTCCGACGATGCTCTTAAACACGTGGCCCACGGCCTGCCCAACCTGAAGAGCATCAACCTCTCCTTCTGCGCCAGTATCACCGATTCCGGCCTGAAATACCTGGCGAGGATGCCCAGCCTGAGGGAGATTAACCTGAGGTCGTGCGACAACATTTCGGACATCGGCATCGCCTACCTGGCGGAGGGCGGGTCGAGGATTACCTCTCTGGACGTCTCCTTCTGCGACAAAATCGGCGACCAGGCGCTGGTGCACATCTCCCAAGGCCTCTTCACCCTCAAGTCGCTCTCCTGCTCTGCCTGTCAGATCAGCGACGACGGCATCCACAGGATATCCAGAACGTTACACGAACTCGATACCCTGAACATCGGGCAGTGCGTGCGCGTGACGGACAAGGGACTCCAGTTAATTTCAGAACACTTAACCAATCTGTACTCGATTGACCTGTACGGCTGCAATCGCATCACGACGGTGGGGCTGGAGAGGATCATGCAGCTCCCGCGCCTGTCTGTCCTGAACCTCGGGTTGTGGCACAAGCAGAGGCGGTGA